The Austwickia sp. genome includes a region encoding these proteins:
- the treS gene encoding maltose alpha-D-glucosyltransferase — translation MQGLNLSQPGLKHDPDWYKTAVFYEVLVRAFADSKGSGSGDFTGLIGKLDYLQWLGVDCLWLPPFYASPLRDGGYDISDYTAVLPEFGTLPEFTELVTQAHARGIRIITDFVMNHTSDQHPWFQASRSDPEGPYGDFYVWSDDDTKYAEARIIFVDTEVSNWTFDPVRRQFFWHRFFSHQPDLNFENPAVQEAMFDVVRFWMDLGIDGFRLDAVPYLFEEEGHNGENHPKTHEFLATLRAMVDAEYPGRILLAEANQMPHEVVDYFGTPQAPECQMCFHFPVMPRLYYSLRAEKAAPIIDVLNDTPAIPQGAQWGTFLRNHDELTLEMVTAEERTAMYGWYAPDPRMKANIGIRRRLSPLLDNSRAEVELINALLLSLPGSPCLYYGDEIGMGDNIWLNDRDAVRTPMQWTPDRNAGFSSADPGKLYLPVIQSLVYHHNNVNVEAQMASSSSLLHWMRAMLRVRSTHPVFGLGDFALRDVDNEAVLAFTRTLEADPSKGREEAQHVLCLHNLSSRPQAGTVRLPKRYAGAKVRDLFGGSGFPKVGPDAAYTVMLGSRDFFWLGLHEREQEGASHG, via the coding sequence ATGCAGGGCCTCAACCTCAGCCAGCCCGGACTGAAGCACGATCCGGACTGGTACAAGACCGCGGTCTTCTACGAGGTGCTCGTGCGCGCCTTCGCGGACAGCAAGGGCAGCGGCTCGGGGGACTTCACCGGGCTGATCGGCAAGCTGGACTACCTGCAGTGGCTCGGCGTCGACTGCCTGTGGCTGCCGCCGTTCTACGCCAGTCCCTTGCGCGACGGCGGCTACGACATCAGCGACTACACGGCGGTGCTGCCGGAATTCGGCACGCTGCCGGAGTTCACCGAGCTGGTGACCCAGGCGCACGCCCGCGGCATCCGGATCATCACCGACTTCGTGATGAACCACACCTCCGACCAGCACCCCTGGTTCCAGGCCTCCCGCAGCGACCCTGAGGGCCCGTACGGCGACTTCTACGTCTGGTCCGACGACGACACCAAGTACGCCGAGGCCCGCATCATCTTCGTCGACACCGAGGTGTCCAACTGGACCTTCGACCCGGTCCGCCGCCAGTTCTTCTGGCACCGGTTCTTCTCCCACCAGCCGGACCTCAACTTCGAGAACCCCGCCGTGCAGGAGGCGATGTTCGACGTCGTCCGGTTCTGGATGGACCTCGGCATCGACGGTTTCCGCCTGGACGCCGTGCCCTATCTCTTCGAGGAGGAGGGCCACAACGGCGAGAACCACCCCAAGACGCACGAGTTCCTCGCCACGCTGCGCGCGATGGTCGACGCGGAATATCCCGGGCGGATCCTGCTGGCCGAGGCCAACCAGATGCCGCACGAGGTCGTCGACTACTTCGGGACGCCGCAGGCGCCCGAGTGCCAGATGTGTTTCCACTTCCCGGTGATGCCGCGGCTGTACTACTCGCTGCGGGCCGAGAAGGCGGCGCCGATCATCGACGTCCTCAACGACACCCCGGCCATCCCCCAGGGCGCCCAGTGGGGCACGTTCCTGCGCAACCACGACGAGTTGACGCTGGAGATGGTCACCGCGGAAGAGCGCACCGCGATGTACGGCTGGTATGCCCCCGACCCGCGGATGAAGGCCAACATCGGCATCCGGCGGCGCCTGTCGCCCCTGCTCGACAACAGCCGCGCCGAGGTCGAGCTGATCAACGCCCTGCTGCTGAGCCTGCCGGGCTCGCCGTGCCTGTACTACGGCGACGAGATCGGCATGGGTGACAATATCTGGCTGAACGACCGCGACGCGGTCCGTACGCCGATGCAGTGGACGCCCGACCGCAACGCGGGGTTCTCCAGCGCCGACCCCGGCAAGCTCTATCTCCCGGTGATCCAGTCGCTGGTCTACCACCACAACAACGTCAACGTGGAGGCCCAGATGGCCTCCAGCAGCTCGCTGCTGCACTGGATGCGGGCCATGCTGCGGGTCCGCTCGACCCACCCCGTCTTCGGCCTCGGCGACTTCGCGCTGCGGGACGTCGACAACGAGGCGGTGCTCGCCTTCACCCGCACGCTCGAAGCGGACCCCAGCAAGGGCCGCGAGGAGGCCCAGCACGTGCTGTGCCTGCACAACCTGAGCAGCCGGCCGCAGGCCGGCACGGTGCGGCTGCCGAAGCGGTACGCCGGGGCCAAGGTGCGGGACCTGTTCGGCGGGTCCGGCTTCCCCAAGGTGGGGCCCGACGCGGCGTACACCGTGATGCTCGGCTCGCGCGACTTCTTCTGGCTCGGTCTGCACGAGCGGGAGCAGGAGGGGGCAAGCCATGGCTGA
- the glgP gene encoding alpha-glucan family phosphorylase, with the protein MKAIRRFNVRSVLPDSISELGELAINLRWSWHTASRNLFAETAPVRWAKVGHDPVALLSSLSAAELDRLAADPEYVAKVKAAYADLQAYVTGDRWYQRWAAEVGTEVPKAIAYFSAEFGITEVLPQYSGGLGILAGDHLKSASDLGVPVIGVGLFYQTGYFAQSLNRDGWQQETYPVLDPDGLPLSLLRDADGKPAAITLSMPGHRTLRAFVWKAQVGRIPLLLLDSDVHENDPDLRSVTNRLYGGGGEQRLLQEMLLGIGGVRALRLYSAMTGAPEPDVYHCNEGHAGFLGIERIHELVTQRGLTFEEAREATRAATVFTTHTPVPAGIDRFGADQIRHFFGGDNALPGVPTEKLLALGAETYPGGDGGVFNMAVMGLRMAKHANGVSQLHGIVSRDMFHGLWPGFDDTEVPITSITNGVHAPTWVDQRIFDVGASFDPDEESSSGKLALFAAQATDEQIWSVKRELRQTLVDMARDRTKESWVRRGASPAELGWTQDILDPDVLTIGFARRVPTYKRLTLMLRDPARLKKILLDPQRPVQLVIAGKSHPADDNGKRLIQKMVQFADDPTVRHRIVFLPNYDIGMARHLYPGCDVWLNNPLRPLEACGTSGMKAALNGGLNLSILDGWWDEWYDGQNGWDIPTADGVTDPDRRDDIEAAALYDLIENRVAPRFYDVDEAGVPRRWVAMMRHTLATLGPKVLATRQVQDYTTELYKPAADAHRAMVDRGFEAAKSLAAYRVRVAENWSNLHIDHVESSGVPDAVQVGDSFAVRVFASLGALRPEDVEVQVVHGHVDVNDQLSATEASALPVVESYEGGRHRFEGDLRVTQTGSFGYTVRIVPTHKAMTTPAELSLTVNA; encoded by the coding sequence GTGAAGGCGATTCGACGTTTCAATGTCCGGTCTGTGCTGCCCGATTCGATCAGCGAGTTGGGGGAGCTGGCCATCAACCTGCGGTGGTCCTGGCACACAGCCTCGCGGAACCTGTTCGCGGAGACGGCGCCGGTGCGCTGGGCGAAGGTGGGGCACGACCCGGTCGCGCTCCTGTCCAGCCTCTCGGCCGCCGAGCTGGACCGGCTCGCCGCCGACCCGGAATACGTCGCGAAGGTCAAGGCGGCCTACGCGGACCTGCAGGCGTATGTGACCGGCGACCGGTGGTACCAGCGGTGGGCGGCCGAGGTGGGCACCGAGGTGCCCAAGGCCATCGCCTACTTCTCGGCCGAGTTCGGCATCACCGAGGTGCTCCCGCAATACTCCGGCGGCCTCGGGATCCTCGCGGGGGACCACCTGAAGTCGGCCTCCGACCTCGGCGTACCGGTCATCGGCGTCGGCCTCTTCTACCAGACCGGCTATTTCGCGCAGTCGCTCAACCGGGACGGCTGGCAGCAGGAGACCTACCCGGTCCTCGACCCCGACGGGCTGCCGCTGTCGCTGCTGCGCGACGCCGACGGCAAGCCTGCGGCGATCACCCTGTCGATGCCGGGGCACCGCACCCTGCGCGCCTTCGTGTGGAAGGCCCAGGTGGGGCGGATCCCGCTGCTGCTGCTCGACAGCGACGTGCACGAGAACGACCCCGACCTGCGCAGCGTGACGAACCGGCTGTACGGCGGGGGCGGCGAGCAGCGGCTCCTGCAGGAGATGCTCCTGGGCATCGGCGGCGTGCGGGCGCTGCGCCTCTACAGCGCCATGACCGGGGCGCCGGAGCCCGACGTCTACCACTGCAACGAGGGCCACGCCGGCTTCCTCGGCATCGAGCGCATCCACGAGCTGGTCACCCAGCGGGGCCTGACCTTCGAGGAGGCCCGCGAGGCGACCCGCGCGGCGACCGTCTTCACCACGCACACCCCGGTCCCGGCGGGCATCGACCGGTTCGGCGCGGACCAGATCCGGCACTTCTTCGGCGGCGACAACGCCCTGCCTGGGGTGCCCACCGAGAAGCTGTTGGCGCTCGGCGCGGAGACCTACCCCGGCGGGGACGGCGGCGTCTTCAACATGGCGGTGATGGGGCTGCGGATGGCCAAGCACGCCAACGGCGTCAGCCAGCTGCACGGCATCGTGAGCCGCGACATGTTCCACGGCCTGTGGCCCGGATTCGACGACACCGAGGTCCCGATCACCTCGATCACCAACGGAGTGCACGCCCCGACGTGGGTCGACCAGCGCATCTTCGACGTGGGCGCCTCGTTCGACCCGGACGAGGAGTCTTCCAGCGGCAAGCTGGCGCTCTTTGCGGCGCAGGCCACCGACGAGCAGATCTGGTCCGTGAAGCGAGAGCTACGCCAGACCCTCGTCGACATGGCGCGGGATCGGACCAAGGAGAGCTGGGTCCGCCGGGGCGCCTCGCCGGCCGAGCTCGGCTGGACGCAGGACATCCTGGATCCGGACGTGCTCACGATCGGGTTCGCCCGCCGCGTCCCGACGTACAAGCGCTTGACGCTCATGTTGCGCGACCCGGCGCGGCTCAAGAAGATCCTGCTCGACCCGCAGCGGCCCGTGCAGCTGGTGATCGCGGGCAAGTCCCACCCGGCCGACGACAACGGCAAGCGCCTGATCCAGAAGATGGTCCAGTTCGCCGATGACCCGACGGTGCGGCACCGGATCGTGTTCCTGCCGAACTACGACATCGGGATGGCGCGGCACCTCTACCCCGGGTGCGACGTGTGGCTGAACAACCCGCTGCGGCCGCTGGAGGCGTGCGGCACGTCGGGGATGAAGGCCGCGCTGAACGGCGGGCTGAACCTCTCGATCCTCGACGGTTGGTGGGACGAGTGGTACGACGGCCAGAACGGCTGGGACATCCCCACCGCCGACGGCGTCACCGACCCGGACCGGCGCGACGACATCGAGGCGGCGGCGCTCTACGACCTCATCGAGAACCGGGTCGCCCCGCGGTTCTACGACGTGGACGAGGCCGGCGTGCCCCGGCGTTGGGTCGCGATGATGCGGCACACCCTGGCCACGCTGGGACCCAAGGTCTTGGCGACCCGGCAGGTCCAGGACTACACGACCGAGCTCTACAAGCCCGCGGCCGACGCGCACCGCGCGATGGTCGACCGGGGCTTCGAGGCGGCGAAGTCGCTGGCGGCCTACCGGGTTCGGGTGGCCGAGAACTGGTCCAACCTGCACATCGACCACGTGGAGTCCTCCGGCGTCCCGGACGCCGTGCAGGTGGGGGACAGCTTCGCGGTCCGGGTGTTCGCCTCGCTGGGCGCCCTGCGGCCCGAGGACGTGGAGGTGCAGGTCGTGCACGGGCACGTGGACGTCAACGACCAGCTGTCTGCGACGGAGGCGAGCGCGCTGCCGGTCGTGGAGAGCTACGAGGGCGGTCGGCACCGCTTCGAGGGGGACCTCCGGGTGACCCAGACCGGTTCGTTCGGCTACACCGTGCGGATCGTGCCCACCCACAAGGCGATGACGACACCGGCCGAATTGAGCCTCACGGTCAACGCCTGA
- a CDS encoding alpha-1,4-glucan--maltose-1-phosphate maltosyltransferase — translation MTATPRTQAEPRPVTVPDVSPAPVRKEAFPVGRPIGRIPVLDVQPTIEAGSWPTVCVVDEEFVVTATVFREGHDAVNASVVLTDPDGAERTEPMRCTNVGLMTWDATVSADRAGSWTFRVEGWSDPYATWEHDATIKVRAGVDVELMFEEGARLLERARDLVARTEHAREVLTAGAARLRDGSLGIEERLAGGTGDAVRSELIHHPLREMVSPSPEYPLRVERELALYGAWYEFFPRSEGCRYDEKTGTWTTGTLRTAAERLPAIAGMGFDVIYLTPIHPIGTTNRKGPNNTLESGPDDPGSPYAIGSPDGGHDAIEPTLGTFEDFDHFVAQARRNGMEVALDIALQCSPDHPWVSEHPEWFTTRADGTIAYAENPPKKYQDIYPLNFDNDPAGIYAEVRRVIQVWIDHGVTLFRVDNPHTKPVEFWQWIIADVAKAHPEVIWLAEAFTKPPMMKALAKVGFQQSYTYYAWRNQRWEIEEYCRELAGEAAAYMRPSFWPTTHDILTPYMQFGGPTAWKLRAALAATLVPTYGIYAGYELMEAVPRPGVEEQIDNEKYQFKDRRWRDYEPGGAKEGDLWMADYLRTVNEIRRDHPALHWLRNLRFHSAEDENVLVFSKRRVQAGREDTIIVVANLDPHATRETWVHLDMPALGFDWGTGFVAKDLITGQSWQWGQDAFVRLGRDTEPIHIISARRF, via the coding sequence GTGACTGCGACACCGCGAACCCAGGCCGAACCCCGGCCCGTCACCGTCCCCGACGTCTCCCCCGCGCCGGTCCGCAAAGAGGCGTTTCCCGTGGGCCGCCCCATCGGGCGCATTCCCGTCCTCGACGTCCAACCCACGATCGAGGCCGGCTCGTGGCCCACGGTCTGCGTCGTCGACGAGGAGTTCGTCGTCACCGCCACGGTGTTCCGGGAGGGGCACGACGCGGTCAACGCCAGCGTGGTGCTGACCGACCCCGACGGCGCCGAGCGGACCGAGCCGATGCGGTGCACGAATGTCGGCCTGATGACCTGGGACGCCACGGTGTCGGCGGATCGGGCCGGGTCGTGGACGTTCCGGGTCGAGGGGTGGAGCGATCCGTACGCCACCTGGGAGCACGACGCCACCATCAAGGTGCGGGCCGGCGTCGACGTGGAGCTGATGTTCGAGGAGGGCGCGCGGCTGCTGGAGCGGGCCCGCGACCTCGTCGCGCGCACCGAGCACGCCCGGGAGGTGCTCACCGCCGGCGCGGCGCGGCTGCGCGACGGCTCGCTCGGCATCGAGGAACGGCTCGCGGGGGGCACCGGCGACGCCGTACGGTCCGAGCTGATCCACCATCCGTTGCGCGAGATGGTCTCGCCCTCCCCCGAGTACCCGCTGCGGGTGGAGCGCGAACTCGCGCTGTACGGCGCGTGGTACGAGTTCTTCCCGCGCAGCGAAGGCTGCCGGTACGACGAGAAGACCGGCACCTGGACCACCGGCACCCTGCGCACCGCCGCCGAGCGCCTCCCCGCGATCGCCGGGATGGGCTTCGACGTCATCTACCTCACGCCGATCCACCCCATCGGCACGACGAACCGCAAGGGCCCGAACAACACGCTGGAGTCCGGGCCGGACGACCCCGGCTCGCCGTACGCCATCGGCAGCCCCGACGGCGGCCACGACGCGATCGAACCCACCCTGGGCACCTTCGAGGACTTCGACCACTTCGTCGCGCAGGCCCGCCGCAACGGCATGGAGGTCGCGCTCGACATCGCCCTGCAGTGCTCCCCGGACCACCCGTGGGTGAGCGAGCACCCCGAGTGGTTCACGACGCGGGCGGACGGCACGATCGCGTACGCCGAGAACCCGCCGAAGAAATACCAGGACATCTACCCGCTGAATTTCGACAACGACCCGGCCGGCATCTACGCCGAGGTGCGGCGCGTCATCCAGGTGTGGATCGACCACGGGGTCACGCTGTTCCGCGTCGACAACCCGCACACCAAACCGGTCGAGTTCTGGCAGTGGATCATCGCCGACGTCGCCAAGGCCCACCCCGAGGTGATCTGGCTCGCCGAGGCGTTCACCAAGCCGCCGATGATGAAGGCGCTGGCCAAGGTCGGTTTCCAGCAGAGCTACACCTACTACGCGTGGCGCAACCAGCGCTGGGAGATCGAGGAATACTGCCGCGAGCTGGCCGGCGAGGCCGCCGCCTACATGCGGCCCAGCTTCTGGCCGACGACGCACGACATCCTCACGCCGTACATGCAGTTCGGCGGCCCGACGGCGTGGAAGCTGCGCGCGGCGCTGGCTGCGACGCTGGTTCCGACGTACGGGATCTACGCCGGTTACGAGCTGATGGAGGCCGTCCCGCGGCCCGGCGTCGAGGAACAGATCGACAACGAGAAGTACCAGTTCAAGGACCGCCGCTGGCGGGACTACGAGCCGGGCGGCGCCAAAGAGGGCGACCTGTGGATGGCCGACTACCTGCGGACGGTCAACGAGATCCGCCGGGACCACCCCGCGCTGCACTGGTTGCGCAACCTGCGCTTCCACTCCGCCGAGGACGAGAACGTGCTGGTCTTCAGCAAGCGTCGGGTCCAGGCCGGCCGCGAGGACACGATCATCGTGGTGGCCAACCTCGATCCGCACGCCACGCGGGAGACCTGGGTGCACCTCGACATGCCGGCGCTCGGGTTTGATTGGGGCACCGGCTTCGTGGCCAAGGACCTCATCACGGGGCAGTCCTGGCAGTGGGGGCAGGACGCCTTCGTGCGCCTCGGTCGGGACACCGAGCCGATCCACATCATCAGCGCCCGTCGGTTCTAA